AAGTACTTCAGGAAGGCATTCCTGTACTTCCTGTCGAGGATGCGCTTGTCGAAAAGGAGCAGCAGCCCGCGGTCCTCGGGCTGCCGCTGTACACGCCCCGCAATCTGCCTGAACTGGAAAACGGCTTCCGGCAGATCATTCTTATAGAAGTGCCTGAAATCCGATTTCTTCGGGACGGGGAACGGCAGTTTGGTGAGCATCAGACATTTCGTCCCCGATGCCTGCATATTGATGCCTTCATTGAAGCTTGATGTCCCAAGCAGTACACATCTGTCCAGGTGGTTGAACTGCGAGAGCAGCTTCTCGCTGCTCGACATCCGGGTCTGCCGCAATATGACGAAGTCCTCGAATGTCGGGACATCAGCCGTATATTCATGCACCTTGTCCAGAAGCTCGAAGTTCGAAAACAGCACCATCAGCTTCTGGCCGGTCTCACTCAAGTAGACCGCGATGTATTCCACTATGGCAGCGATGAAGTCATCATCATTGATGTCATAGGCGGGGATGTCTTCAGGAATGAAGATCTTCGTCCCGCCGAACAGATTTTCATTCTGCACGATGAGCGACTTGAACGGCCTGTCGCCATACCAATAGTCGAGGTGGCTGAACCCGCCGTTCACTTCGAGTGTGCCGGACAGCATGATGGTGGCTTTTATATGTCGGGCCCGCTCCCGTAGCGATGCCATATCCTCCTGTTGGACATGAACTTTTATCTTCTGGAGGTTCCTGTTCCCTTCCAGAACATATCTATCCTGCCTGATGGCCGCACCGAGGGTGTTGAGCATCTTCTGATAGTGGTGCATGTGGTTGTATATGACCTGATAGTTCCGTGTGCCGCGTACTGCTCCAAGGAAGGTCGACGTATGCCTGATGCCCGTTTCGATGTGGTGCAGCAGGTCGCTTGTGTTTCTGGCCTCGATTGCAGTGAACATCTTATCTATGTTCTGGTTCAGATGCTTGAGTATATCCTCGAGAAGGTATACGGAAGTCGCATCATTATGGCTGATATAGTTTGCCAGAAGACGCTCCTGACTGGGGGTCCCGATCTGTCCGATGAAGAACTTCATCGCCTGGTAGCTGAAGGTGGTCTTCATCCGCTCTTCGAGCGAACGTTTGAGCTGATGGGCCTCATCCACGATGACCGTATCGATATCCGGGAGGTGGTCGATGCAGTCGATGAGGAAATAGTGGTTCGTCAAGGTGAAGGTCGCATGCCCGGCTTCTGTGAGCGCCCTGTTGAAGAAGAAATGTCCGGCCCCTTCCCCGGCCTGTATGGAGGCGGTCTTGTAGTATGCACGCTCCGGTCCCCTCAGGTGTATTTCCGACAGGTCCCCCGTATCCGTTTCAAGCAGCCATACAAGAAGCTTCATCTTCAGCTGGATGATTTCTGTATTGTTGTCCTCCAGAGACAGCAGGAGCTTGAATGCATCCAGGTTCAGATAGTTCTCCCTGCCCTTCAGTGCCACGGCAGGGATCGGCATGCCGATGGCGGCCTCCAATGCCGCGAGGTCCTCGATGAGGATCTGATGCTGCAGTATCTTTTTTGATGTCGAGATCAGCACCTTCTGACCATACAGCGAATGGAAGCTGATGACGGCGATGAGGAAGGCGATGGTCTTGCCGACACCGGTATATGCTTCGAGCGCAAGATTCTCCTTCTGCTCCAGCGCCTCGAAGATTTCGTTGGCCAGACGGAGCTGTTCCGTCCTGTACCGTCTGCCGGAATGTGCAATGTAGCGATCGTACAGCTCTCCGACAGTGGCAGCCTCCATCTTGCGCCGCTCTCCCTGCTTCCGCCTGATGTAGAAGTCACCATGGCGCTCGAGGTCTTCGGCATCCCCAGTGCGTGATTCTGCGACTATGGAGAAGATGACATCGGATAGATTGTATTTCAATGGCTTCGACAGGTGATAGAGATGCTTCAGCGTCTCTGCGTCGAGTGTCATCATCTTCTGCAGCAGATGAATGAGGAGTTCTGCTGTGGCCCTGGCGTCCTCATCGGCCCTGTGGGCGTTCGACAGCTCCAGGCCGAGTGCCTGGGCGATTTCATTGAGCTGGAAGCGTTCAAGCCTGGGCAGGAAAATCTTCGACAGCTCCACGGTATCGAGCAGATGATTGGGCTGATAGTCGATGCCGCATGATTTGAAGGCAGACTGCAGGAAGCCGAAATCGAATTCGACATTATGCGCCGTAAAGATGCAGCCATCGAGCAGCCCGGCCACCCGGGAGGCGATGTCCCTGAATTTGGGTGCATCTTCGAGCATGGAACTATCGATGTTCGTCAGCTCTCTTATGAAAGGTGTCAACTCGGTTTCATCCGACAGGAAGGTGGAGTACTGATCGGTTATCTTCAAATCCTGTACGACCACAATGCTCAGTTGGATGATACTATCTTTATTCTTGTTATTTCCGGTAGTTTCCAGATCCACTACCGCAAACTTCTGATTCTGCATCTCATCACCAGTTCCCACTATAGTTCTATATCTGCACTTATGACTTTTCTGATTTCACCCGTCCGGTCGAGCACTTCAAGGAATCCCTCATCATCTATGTCGAGGGCTTTTGCCATGTAGCTCTCCCCGGTTTCCGTGATCCTCAATTCCTTATTGAACACGATGGCGCGTGACTTCCATTCTTCCCTGATTGCACTGAACGGCTCGTTCAGGAAACGATGATAATAGTGTTCGATGTTCCGGATGAGCTTCTCCATGAAATCATCAAGATCCATATCAACGTTTACATCCATCTCCCGTTCGATGGATGTGGCGTTTGGGAGGTCCATTATGTCCTCGTCTTCGAATATGTTGATCCCAATACCACAGATTATAGCATTTATGACGCCGCTTTCGCTGACGACTTCGGTAAGGAAGCCGGAAACCTTCCTTTTGTCTATATAGATGTCGTTCGGCCATTTTATGCCGCTTTCGATGCGGAAGGCCTGATCGATCGATTTGGAGATGGCGAGCGAAACGAACAGGTTGAACCGGATGATTTCCGAAATCGGTATATTGGGCATGAGTACGAGCGAGAGGTAGAGTCCCCTATTCTTTGGTGAAGCCCATTCCCGGTTGAACCGCCCCCGTCCGTTGGTCTGCTCCTCGGCCACCACCATATAGGCGCCGTCATGATGTTCCAGCTTCTGCATCGCCTCGATCTGTGTCGATCCGGTGGTGGGCAGGTATTCCACATGGCTGAACAGCTCCGACTGTGCCACGAGCATCTCCAGGGATGTGGGGCTTATGTAGCGCGGGTGTCCGGTCAGGTGATAGCCTTTGCTTGTGACGGACTCGATCCGGTATCCTTCACGCTTCAGCGCGTTCATGTTCTTCCAGACTGCAGTCCTTGATACGCCAAGCCTGTCAGCCATCTCCTGTCCGGAAATGAACCGATCATTCTTCAGTAATTTCAATATCTCCTGCTTCATATTCGACATGTGCCTCCACCCACTCCATTATAATCTTCGTGTCATTCTCCAGTCTGCCATCCAGGATCTTCTCCTCTACCGCTGAAAACACCTTCCTGATCCATCTGCCGCCGCGCGCATTGAAGAGTTGCATGAGCATATTGCCATCAAGATTGATGTCTGAAATGTCTGAGATGGGCAGCTGCGGCTTCAGTTCAATGGCGGACTTGAGCAGATCCTTCTTCTCCTTCGATTCCGTGAAGGTGTTCAACTCCACGATTTCAGAGGCATTCTTCAATATCTTCATGTCATGCCCATAGGCGACCTCCTTTATGGTGCTCGGCCTGTGTAGCATTCCTATCAGTCTGGTGGTGTCCTTGATCTCCCTTTTCATGTCATTTGAGAGTTTCAGTTCATGTAGATGGGGCTCGAGCCCCGGGTTCCTCCACATCTGGAGTGCAATCTCATTTTCCAGTGAACGGACATCCGTATCAAGGAAATCCTCATCCCCGATATTTTCAAGGAAAGCCAGATGCGCCTTGAGGCGGGTCTTCACCATCAAGGCCTTGGCCGCTTTGACGCCGGCCCCCCTGTACAGCTTATCGAGTTCGACGACGCACCGCTCCACCGCAACGAATTCAAGATTTTGCGCATGGGCTGCCATCGCATTTTCGGTCTCGGGAGCGACGTGGAATTCGAGATGGGCAGCAAACCGGGCAGCCCTCAGCATCCGCAGTGCATCTTCGTTGAACCGCTCCTCCGGACAGCCCACGGTACGGATGACCCGCTCTTCTATATCCTTCATGCCCCCGTAGGGATCAAGGATCTCGAAGTTTTCATCCATGGCCATGGCATTCATTGTAAAATCCCTGCGTTCCAGATCGCTGTTGAGCTGGTTTGTGAATGACACCTGGTCCGGTCTCCGGAAGTCGCTGTAGCCCGATTCGGTACGGAATGTTGTCACTTCGAATGGGATGTCGTCAATGAGCACGATGATTGTACCATGCTCCTTGCCCACATCGACGGTGCGTTCGAATATGCGTTCGATATCATCAGGCAATGCATCGGTGGTGATGTCGACATCGTTTATTGCCCGATGCATATGATGATCGCGCACACATCCCCCGACGAAATACCCCTTGTATCCATACGTTTCCAAAGTGCCGAGTATCCTATTGCCTATCAGGAAGAGTTCATGCATTGTTCTTTTCTCCAATCAGCTGGTTGTACAGGGATTCATATTGACTGACGATGACATCCGAGTGGAACCGGCTTCTGATATCTTCAAGCATGCGGGCCTGGAGTTGATTGTAAAGCGCATCATCCTTAAGGATCTTGATGATATGTTCCCCGGCGCCGGTGTAATCTCCAATATCCACAAGATAGCCGGTCTTTTCATGCTGGATGACTTCGCTGATGCCACCGGCGACTGTACCGACGGGAACAGCGCCGCAATTCATCGCTTCAAGCAGGGCCAGGCCGAAACTCTCCTTCTCGCTCATGAGCAGGAAAATGTCGCTCATCAGATAGAACTTCCTGACATCCGTCTGCTGGCCTGCAAATATGACGGATTCCTGCAGCCCAAGGCGTTTCACAAGCTGACGCACGCTATTCATCTCGGGGCCGTCCCCCACAAGCACCAGGACACTGTCCATCTTTCCATGAACACCATCGAAAGCCCTGACGATATCATCGATCCGCTTTATTTTTCTGAAGTTGGAAGTGTGCATCAGAACTTTCGTATCTTGAGGAATGTCATAGCGGGCCTTCATTTCAGATTTGATCCGGTCCCGGTCGTCCATATTGAAATACGATTCGTCCACAAAATTATGGACGGTCTGTATTTCCTTTTCGGGCTCTATCAGCGACAGCGTCTGATTCTTGAGGCTCTCGGATACGGCAGTGACGATGTCAGATCCATTGATGCCGAACCGGATTGCGCTGACCAGGGACATATCATATCCGAGAACCGTGATATCCGTCCCGTGCAGGGTGGTGACGATGCCGACATCCCTCTTTGCCATCTGTCGTGCGAGGATGCCGCAGACCGCATGGGGTACCGCATAGTGCATATGGATGACATCCAGATCATACTCGATGATCACTTCAGAGATTTTGCTCGCCAGTGTGATGTCATAGGGCGGATAACGGAAGACACTGTAATCGTTTATATCCGTCTGATGGATATATATGTTCGGATGGTTGGCATCCAGACGGAATGGGACATTGGAAGTGATGAAGTGCACCTCATGTCCGCGTCTTGCCATCTGTATACCGAGTTCAGTGGCGATGATGCCGCTGCCGCCGACACTCGGATAGCAGGTTATGCCTATCTTCATCAGATCTACCCCCTATCTTTATGGCTCAGATGATAGAGTACCGCCTCAGCCGTACCCTCATTCGTCGCCAGAGGCACGTCATATACGTCTGACAGGCGCAGCAGCGCACTCACATCCGGCTCATGGGGCTGGGCGGTAAGCGGATCCCGGAAGAAGATGATGCAGTCTATCGTATTGTTCGCCACCATGGCACCGATCTCCTGGTCCCCTCCAAGCGGTCCCGATTTGCATCTGTGTACATCAAGGCCGGTATGCTTGATGATTCTGCCACCGGTCGTTCCTGTAGCATATAGTATCTGGTTTCTGAAGAAATCCATGTGCTTATCTATGAATCTGAGGAGGTCATCCTTCTTTTCATCATGTGCAATCAATGCGATTTTCATATTATCATCCGTTCTTTAAGTTGCTGGTATTGATTATAGATAATGTTCCCTCTGGTGTGAAGGCGATTTTGGCACTTCATCATATGATGGCGCTCAGTGTGTATCATATCATAATAATATTAACAGAATTCTGGACAAATAAAAAAGGAACCCTTTCACAGGCTCCTTTTTCGCTTCTAGTTGCCGCTCCTGGCAATCAGAATGAATCTGACAAGTTCCGCCACGGCGACTGCAGTCGCTGCAACATAGGTCATTGCGGCTGCGTTCAATACCTTCTTGGCATGACGGTACTCTTTTTCGTTGACGATGTTCAATGATTCGATCTGGTTCATCGCCCGCTTGGATGCATCGAACTCGACGGGCAGCGTCACAATCTGGAACAGGACTGCAAATGCCATGAGTGCGATTCCGCCCCATAGGAGCATGTTACCGAGTCCTCCGCCTGCATTGCTCTGCGCATACGTGATGAGCATGCCGGCAATGATCAGGAAGTACGAGAAGTTGCTCCCCAGCTGTGCGAGTGGGAAAAGTGCAGAACGGAAGTTCAGGAATGCATAGCCTGTCGCATGCTGGATCGCATGGCCGACCTCATGGGCTGCAACCGCCGTTCCCGCTACACTCGGTGTATCGTAGTTGTGTGGGGAAAGGACGAGCTTCTTATTCTTAGGATCGTAATAGTCGCTCAGGAATCCCTGCCCTCTTTCGACGGAAACATCATAGATGCCATTCTCCTTGAGGATCTCCTCTGCAACCTCACGCCCTGTAAGACCACTCGTTGAACGTACCTTAGAGTACTTGTTGAACGTAGACTTTACGTTCATCTGCGCGAGCATTGGAACAACCATTAAAATCACAAAATATACAATTATATACACGTGGATTCCAACCTCCAAAAGTTTTTCATACTTTATTTTACTTCAATTTTTCTCATATAGTCAATCAGAACGCCTTGGCACAAGCTGATGTAGCAGCACAAGTACGAATACGCTCAGCCAGAAGGCGAAATAGCCGATGTGCTCCTGATATTGGGACAGGTTGCCGTAGACCGGGTACTGTCCGTATACGTAATCTATGATGTCATTATGGAACAGCCAGATGGCTGTAATATAGAGGTGAACAGGCCTGATTTCAAGGTGCGGCAGGAAAAGGAGAGCCTGGACCGCCATGATGCCGTGTGAAGCAATGAGCATCAGGCCGATCCATGAAACAAAGCCCGTCTCCATGAAGGTGAGCAGGTTCATGATCACCGCCCACACACCATATTTGATCAATGTTGTGAACGCAAGGGCATCGATCAGTCCCCACTTCTTTCCGATCAGTATCATGATGATGAGGACCGACAGGAAAAGCGTGGCTGTCGGACTGTCGGGCACGAATGGAATGAAATACCACTCGGTATCGGACAACTGTCCCCTGTACCACCAGTAGCCGTACAGGGTTCCCAGTGCATTGGATATGAGAAGCAGGATCAAGAACCACCTGTTATACATCAAGTCGATAATTTTATACATTGGGATGAACTCCTATTAAAAAAAGCCCTATTGCTAGGGCTTTTTCTTATTCTATATCGTCATCAGTTCGAAGAATTCTCTGCCTCGTCTCGCGATGTCAGCTCGAGATTCGCAACAAACTCGGAAATCTGCTGGATTTCTTCTTCAGTCAACTGGCCTTCAAATGCTGGCATTTCACCTGTACCATTCGTTACGAATGCATTGACGGTCTCAGCGTTGAGGTCGGGTTCGATCAGGTTCGGTCCGGATCCGCCGGTCAATTCACCGCCGTGGCAGCTTGTACAGTTGGAACGGATCAGATCCTGGAAGACAGGATCTTCAGTATCGAGGTTGGAGAATACGATCTGTCCCTGCTGGTTCTGTGTTTCCCAGTCATGGTATGCAACTGATTCCCAAGTAGTGTAGAAGATGATGCCGAATGAGATGAGCATCATTGCCGCTGCTACGGGACGCTTAGTCCAGCGGCGCTCCTTGTTGTTGTCGAGCCAAGGTGCAAGAAGCAGTGCCCCTACACCGATACCCGGGATGACCATCGCACCGATGATGTTGAATGGCCCTGATGCATATGTGTACTTGAGAATTTGATAAAGGAACAGGAAGTACCAGTCCGGCAGAGGTATATATCCTGTATCTGTCGGATCAGCGACACGCTCAAGCGGTGCCGGATGCGCTACTGTCAGACAAAGGAAGCCGATGAGGAATACTGCACCGGTCACCCATTCCTTCAGAAGAAAGTCTGGATAGAACTCTTCAGTACGACCCGGGAATTCCGAGTAGTCGCGGTTAAGTTTTGGTTTGTCATATTTCTGTATTCGTGAATCGCCGACGAATGTCAACCCTTTTCCACGTTTCATATCATTTTACCTCCCTTGTCTCCTATAGTGGTCCTGAAATACCTTGCTTACGTATCATGATGAAATGGATCGCCATCAAGACAAATAGAGCAGCAGGCAGGAAGAATACATGGATGGCAAAGAAACGTGTCAGCGTCTGTGCACCGATGATGGTCTCATCACCAGCGAGCAGCGTCTTGATCCATTCACCGACAAACGGTACACTCTCTGCAATATCCAAACCTACTTTTGTGGCAAACAATGCCTTCATGTCCCAAGGCAGCAGGTAGCCTGTAAATGCAAGTCCGAGCATTACCAGGAAGAGCAGTACGCCGACAACCCAGTTGAGTTCGCGTGGCGCTTTGTATGAACCTGTAAAGAATACCCTTAGAGTATGTAGGAACATCATTACTACTACCAGGCTGGCGCCCCAGTGGTGCATGCCTCTGACGATCAATCCGGCTGCAACATCATGCTGCAGGTAATAGACTGAATTCCATGCATTGATGATGTCAGGCACATAGTACATTGTCAGGAACATTCCTGATAAGATCTGTATAACTGTAATAAAAAACGTCAACCCGCCGAAGCAATAGACGAACGCCGAGAAGTGGTACGCGGGATTGACGTGTTCCGGTACTTCGTGGTCGGCAACATCCCTCCATATAGGAGTGATATCAATGCGATCGTCTATCCAATCATAGATTCTGTTAAGCACATTTTTCCCTCCTATACTAATTTACGAGTTCATTGGCTTTCATTTCGCCAATAGTGATGTAACCATCGGACACGCCGACTTCATACTGATCCAATGGTCCTCTTGGAGGTGTACCTGGTACGTTCTTACCATTCTTCTCATAGAGACCATTGTGGCATGGACAGAAGAAACGGTTCGGATTCGCCTCGTCACCTGCCCAGGTCACCGTACATCCGAGGTGCTTACATACTGGAGACAGAGCGATGATATCCTCTCCGTCACGGTATACCCAGACGAAATCAGTGACTTCACTCACATACCAGCCATCCTGCTGTTCATAGGAAAAGTCCACTTTCACAGGCTCTTCCGTAATATCATCGGCTGATACACTTGTAGTGATCATGGAGCCCGATGCTTCCTCCTGGAACAGCGGATCCAGTGCGAATCTTCCCATTGGCAATATAACACCAGCCGCCATGAAAGATCCTACTCCCATCAAGGAATAGTTCAGGAATTGGCGTCTTGTTACTTTTTGCGACATTCATATTTCCCCCCTCAAACGCGCGTTCTTTTACATATATTAATATAACTAGGACATTTCAATTTTAGCCTATTAGATGAAACCGGTCAATAAGCTATCACAACTTTTGGGAGTGACGGATAGCATAATGGTGTAAAAACACCCATTACTTGAGGTTCCATATTGCAATGATTCTTTTCATGACATCCTTGACTTCATCGTTGATGAGGCTCATCTTCATTTCGAGGCTCATGTCCTCCAGTGGAATCCTGTTCAGAACGATGAAATGTGCATCTTCCAGTTCCAGGTCATGATGGGTCAGAACGATGATCTTCTTGAAGCCGTAGGACTTCAGCTGTTCTATATATGACTCCAGGACAGATGTGATCTGCTCCACGGTCATTACTGCAGGAGTGATGAAGAGACGTCCCTTCAGCTGCTTCTCCAACTGTATCGTCACCGTCTGGATCATTTCCATATCACTGGCATTCGACTTTGCCCCGTCATCCATATCTGCACTGGCAAAGGGGATCACTGCAGTATCGACAAATTCGATTTCATCCTTCAATACTTTCAGGTCCTGATGATTGTAGAGCATGCTCTCACCTTTTCTACTTATTTTATCTGATTGAGGTATTCGGTCAGTCTGATGAAGCGCTTATGGTCTTTCGCATCGAGCGCTTCATCTATCTGCCTTATGACGGCTTCCTGCCCCATCTTCTCCAGCGTACTGTCCATGTCCGTTTCAAGTGACTTCATCTTCTGGTAGCGTGCATCATGCCGGCTGAGGTTGAAATGCAGGAACAGTGTATGCTCCTGGTTCATGTTCAGCTCATGGAAGATGACTTCACCATCAACAGTGACCGTATTCCCCTTTTCGAAAAGGAGTGTGGGACTGGCGCTCCCGCTGTCGGAGATGCGCAGCTTCCTGTCGACGGTGCCCTCGTCTCGAAAGACGACATTTCTGGACACCGTCGGGTGGGACTTGATGAAGTTCAGTATCCACACCGCCACCCGGTCATCGAATTCATAATTGTATAGTATATAGTCAATGAAATCTTTCCTATATTTGGTCATGTTCATCATCAAAACGCTCCTTCTCGAACTGCCAATCCACATTGTCAGGTTCCATAATGATGAGTTTATCCAGTACATCCTTTCTTGAAGGATGCCGGATTTCCGTCAAGTACTCATAGTAGTCCGTATAGAACTCGATGGATTCCCCGATCAGCTTCGATGCCTCCTGGTACAGGGACAGCGCATCGGCATCATTTTCATTCTCCTGCTGGATCTTTGCCAGAAGATAGAGGCTTTCCCCGGAGAGCGCATGGGTGTCGAGGTGTGATGTGTATGCACCGACTTCCGTAGTGCGTCCAGTCTTCAGCAGCGTCTCGAAAAGCATCAGGTAGGCGTCATCATAATCCTGATCCAGGGAAATCGCCCTGTCGAAGCTATCAAGCGCCTTCTCCTCCTCCGCGTTACGGAAGTGGAGTCTGCCGAGGTGGAAGAAGAAGAGAGGCTCCGTGTCGTCTTCTTTGATGTAGTCCCCGATCAGTTCTATGGCTGCATCAAGATCATGTTCGGTCTCGTGGACGTTCATGAGCAGGATGTAGGCATTGACGTAGTAGGGTTCATTCTCTATCACCTGTCTGAGGAGGTTCTTGGCGGATTCGTAAGACTGCAGTTGATACTCGAGAAGCGCCTTCCTGTAGTAGTCGTCGTTGGAATAGTATTTATCGTCTGCAGCCTCGAAGTACATCTGTGCATTTTCAAGGTCGAGCTGATTCATGTGGAGTTCGGCGAGGCGCAGATTCAGTTCCACACCGTTCACTTCCTGGAAGCCATTGCTGATGAGCATTTCGTAATGCCGGATGGCATCCGGGAATTCACCATCCTCATAATAGATTTCTGCAAGGGCGAAATCCAGTATCGGATCATCACTCAGCGCCTTCGCTTCCAGCAGCGACCTTACAGCGACATCGCTCATGTTGAGCTGCTGGAAGATTTCCGCCTTCAGCATAAGGACAGCCGGCGTCTTGTCGGCTTCATTCACCAGGCTCAATGCTTCATCCAGGCGGCCATCTGTAATCAGTATATCCACCAGGTAGGCAAGCACCTCGTCGTCATGTCCGGTATTACTGTGGAGATGCGAGAAGATCGTCTCAGCAGGCTTGTGGAGACCTGACGCGATCAGCGTGTCCCCGAGGATGAAGAGTGCTTCAAGATCCATCTCATCAACGAGCTGGCTGATGTTGCCGAGCACCTCATCGAGTTTCCTTTCAGGGTACTCCCCTTTTTTCAGTTGATCAATAACTTCATATATCTGGTCCTGCATATTATGCTTCCTTCCTTAACTTTTCCAGATCCTCCATAAATCCTGGATAGGATATGTCAATGGCAGAAACATCATCGATTTCTATCGGTGTGTCACTGATGATGGAGGAAATGATCAGCATCATTATGATGCGATGGTCATTATACCCTTTTACCGGCGTATTTTCCTCTATGGAGACTTGGCCCGGATGTACGGTGAAGCCATCATCATACTCCGTAAAGCTGATTCTGAACTTTGAAAGCTCGTCGATGACGGCCCGGATCCGGTCCGTTTCCTTATATCTCAGTTCGTCCGCATCCCTGACAGTACACGCTTCGGTACTGTAGGCGGCAAGCAGTGCAATGATCGGGATCTCATCGATGAGGCGAGGGATGATGTCGCCGGAGATATCGAATCCTTTGAGGTTTGGCGTATGGGAGGCATGGACCGTTCCTATTGCCTCACCTTCACTGGATGTCTGTTCGACCCTCACATCGGCACCCATCATTTCGAGTACATCAAGGATGCCGGAACGTGTGCTGTTGAGGGAGACATTTTCAACAGTGATGCTCGAACCGGGCTTCAGCACAGCAAGTACGATGGGAAATGCTGCCGACGAGATGTCTCCGGGAACCGTAACATCGGAAGCGGACAACGCATTGCCGCCCTTGAGCCTGATTACGCCGTCTTCTGCAGAAATGTCCGCCCCGAACTGTTCAAGCATGATTTCAGTATGATTCCGTGAAGGGGATGGTTCATGGATGACGGTCGTCCCTTCCGTATAGAGGGCGGCGAGCAGAATGGCACTCTTCACCTGGGCGCTTGCCATCGGCATCGTATAGCTGATTGGGGAAAGCCTGGCCGGCCTGATGATGATGGGCGGATATTTTTCATCCTTCAGCGAAATGTCTGCGCCCATTTCAGTGAGTGGCCGCTGGATGCGGTCCATCGGACGCTTGGCGATCGACTCATCCCCCTCCATCTCGGCAGCGAGGCCGAGCCCGGCGATCAGCCCGGTGAGCAGACGGGTCGTCGTCCCGGAGTTGCCGGTATACAAAGTCTTCGCAGGGGCGTGAAGCTGTGCGGCG
The sequence above is drawn from the Salinicoccus roseus genome and encodes:
- a CDS encoding exonuclease domain-containing protein, which gives rise to MQNQKFAVVDLETTGNNKNKDSIIQLSIVVVQDLKITDQYSTFLSDETELTPFIRELTNIDSSMLEDAPKFRDIASRVAGLLDGCIFTAHNVEFDFGFLQSAFKSCGIDYQPNHLLDTVELSKIFLPRLERFQLNEIAQALGLELSNAHRADEDARATAELLIHLLQKMMTLDAETLKHLYHLSKPLKYNLSDVIFSIVAESRTGDAEDLERHGDFYIRRKQGERRKMEAATVGELYDRYIAHSGRRYRTEQLRLANEIFEALEQKENLALEAYTGVGKTIAFLIAVISFHSLYGQKVLISTSKKILQHQILIEDLAALEAAIGMPIPAVALKGRENYLNLDAFKLLLSLEDNNTEIIQLKMKLLVWLLETDTGDLSEIHLRGPERAYYKTASIQAGEGAGHFFFNRALTEAGHATFTLTNHYFLIDCIDHLPDIDTVIVDEAHQLKRSLEERMKTTFSYQAMKFFIGQIGTPSQERLLANYISHNDATSVYLLEDILKHLNQNIDKMFTAIEARNTSDLLHHIETGIRHTSTFLGAVRGTRNYQVIYNHMHHYQKMLNTLGAAIRQDRYVLEGNRNLQKIKVHVQQEDMASLRERARHIKATIMLSGTLEVNGGFSHLDYWYGDRPFKSLIVQNENLFGGTKIFIPEDIPAYDINDDDFIAAIVEYIAVYLSETGQKLMVLFSNFELLDKVHEYTADVPTFEDFVILRQTRMSSSEKLLSQFNHLDRCVLLGTSSFNEGINMQASGTKCLMLTKLPFPVPKKSDFRHFYKNDLPEAVFQFRQIAGRVQRQPEDRGLLLLFDKRILDRKYRNAFLKYFPSENVIQGDGESFKGLLRDL
- a CDS encoding biotin--[acetyl-CoA-carboxylase] ligase, which produces MSNMKQEILKLLKNDRFISGQEMADRLGVSRTAVWKNMNALKREGYRIESVTSKGYHLTGHPRYISPTSLEMLVAQSELFSHVEYLPTTGSTQIEAMQKLEHHDGAYMVVAEEQTNGRGRFNREWASPKNRGLYLSLVLMPNIPISEIIRFNLFVSLAISKSIDQAFRIESGIKWPNDIYIDKRKVSGFLTEVVSESGVINAIICGIGINIFEDEDIMDLPNATSIEREMDVNVDMDLDDFMEKLIRNIEHYYHRFLNEPFSAIREEWKSRAIVFNKELRITETGESYMAKALDIDDEGFLEVLDRTGEIRKVISADIEL
- a CDS encoding CCA tRNA nucleotidyltransferase; this translates as MEKRTMHELFLIGNRILGTLETYGYKGYFVGGCVRDHHMHRAINDVDITTDALPDDIERIFERTVDVGKEHGTIIVLIDDIPFEVTTFRTESGYSDFRRPDQVSFTNQLNSDLERRDFTMNAMAMDENFEILDPYGGMKDIEERVIRTVGCPEERFNEDALRMLRAARFAAHLEFHVAPETENAMAAHAQNLEFVAVERCVVELDKLYRGAGVKAAKALMVKTRLKAHLAFLENIGDEDFLDTDVRSLENEIALQMWRNPGLEPHLHELKLSNDMKREIKDTTRLIGMLHRPSTIKEVAYGHDMKILKNASEIVELNTFTESKEKKDLLKSAIELKPQLPISDISDINLDGNMLMQLFNARGGRWIRKVFSAVEEKILDGRLENDTKIIMEWVEAHVEYEAGDIEITEE
- the bshA gene encoding N-acetyl-alpha-D-glucosaminyl L-malate synthase BshA, whose product is MKIGITCYPSVGGSGIIATELGIQMARRGHEVHFITSNVPFRLDANHPNIYIHQTDINDYSVFRYPPYDITLASKISEVIIEYDLDVIHMHYAVPHAVCGILARQMAKRDVGIVTTLHGTDITVLGYDMSLVSAIRFGINGSDIVTAVSESLKNQTLSLIEPEKEIQTVHNFVDESYFNMDDRDRIKSEMKARYDIPQDTKVLMHTSNFRKIKRIDDIVRAFDGVHGKMDSVLVLVGDGPEMNSVRQLVKRLGLQESVIFAGQQTDVRKFYLMSDIFLLMSEKESFGLALLEAMNCGAVPVGTVAGGISEVIQHEKTGYLVDIGDYTGAGEHIIKILKDDALYNQLQARMLEDIRSRFHSDVIVSQYESLYNQLIGEKNNA
- the mgsA gene encoding methylglyoxal synthase, yielding MKIALIAHDEKKDDLLRFIDKHMDFFRNQILYATGTTGGRIIKHTGLDVHRCKSGPLGGDQEIGAMVANNTIDCIIFFRDPLTAQPHEPDVSALLRLSDVYDVPLATNEGTAEAVLYHLSHKDRG
- a CDS encoding zinc metallopeptidase, with amino-acid sequence MYIIVYFVILMVVPMLAQMNVKSTFNKYSKVRSTSGLTGREVAEEILKENGIYDVSVERGQGFLSDYYDPKNKKLVLSPHNYDTPSVAGTAVAAHEVGHAIQHATGYAFLNFRSALFPLAQLGSNFSYFLIIAGMLITYAQSNAGGGLGNMLLWGGIALMAFAVLFQIVTLPVEFDASKRAMNQIESLNIVNEKEYRHAKKVLNAAAMTYVAATAVAVAELVRFILIARSGN
- a CDS encoding DUF1405 domain-containing protein — protein: MYKIIDLMYNRWFLILLLISNALGTLYGYWWYRGQLSDTEWYFIPFVPDSPTATLFLSVLIIMILIGKKWGLIDALAFTTLIKYGVWAVIMNLLTFMETGFVSWIGLMLIASHGIMAVQALLFLPHLEIRPVHLYITAIWLFHNDIIDYVYGQYPVYGNLSQYQEHIGYFAFWLSVFVLVLLHQLVPRRSD